In a single window of the Luteimonas viscosa genome:
- a CDS encoding S8 family serine peptidase has protein sequence MSRVSKHPARLHALAAATAVALSSLVAAPALAGRADLDGLQSATAFDQFIVKYKAGAPARTDAAIRARGLDAAAQALVGASPAMRTTGAPRIAHQRRLVIGADVIRVDRKLDRVDAETLMRQLAADPAVEYVEVDKINKPLLTPNDPRYASQWHYHEATGGLNLPSAWDKSTGTGVVVAVLDTGIVSHSDLNANRLAGYDFISNTSVAGDGNGRDSDPSDPGDYYGGYASSWHGSHVAGTVAAVTNNNNGGAGVAFNAKIVPVRVLGRGGGYDSDIIDAIAWASGGSVSGVPANANPAEVINLSLGGSGACSTSWQNAINAAVNRGSTIVIAAGNDNANVSGFSPGNCANIVSVAANDRQGNRAWYSNYGSLIDVTAPGGETCVPNASNTGCTSTATPNEGVWSTVNAGSTTPTTESYASFQGTSMAAPHVAGVVALMQAVAPTPLTPAQVETILKDTARSLPGNCSGGCGAGIVDANAAVVAAMGGTPPVNNPPTANFTSSASGLTVQFTDTSTDSDGSIASRSWNFGDGTTSTAANPSKTYSAAGTYTVSLTVTDDDGASNTRTQSVTVSSGGGGSVLQNGVPVTGISGASGSTQFWTINVPAGASNLVIATSGGSGDADLYVRFGSAPTTSAYDCRPYRNGNSESCSFASPQAGTYHVMLRGYSAYSGVTLTGSYSAGGGGGSQTYSNGTDYPISDNSTVESPIAVSGRSGNAPSNTPVAVDIRHTYRADLKVDLVAPDGSVYVLHNRSGGSADNIIGTYTVNLSSEPRNGTWRLRVNDNAGGDTGYINSWSITF, from the coding sequence GGCGGGCCGCGCAGACCTCGATGGCCTGCAGTCGGCCACCGCGTTCGACCAGTTCATCGTCAAGTACAAGGCGGGGGCCCCGGCACGGACCGACGCCGCGATCCGCGCGCGCGGGCTGGATGCCGCCGCGCAGGCGCTGGTCGGCGCCTCGCCGGCGATGCGGACCACGGGTGCGCCGCGGATCGCCCACCAGCGGCGCCTGGTGATCGGCGCGGACGTGATCCGGGTCGATCGCAAGCTCGACCGCGTGGATGCCGAGACGCTGATGCGCCAGCTCGCGGCCGACCCGGCCGTTGAATACGTCGAAGTCGACAAGATCAACAAGCCGCTGCTGACCCCGAACGATCCTCGCTACGCCTCGCAGTGGCATTACCACGAGGCCACCGGCGGCCTCAACCTGCCGTCTGCCTGGGACAAGTCCACCGGCACAGGCGTGGTGGTGGCGGTGCTCGACACCGGCATCGTCAGCCACAGCGACCTCAACGCCAATCGCCTGGCGGGCTACGACTTCATCTCCAACACATCGGTCGCCGGCGACGGCAACGGCCGCGACAGCGATCCCAGCGACCCGGGCGACTACTACGGCGGCTACGCCTCGAGCTGGCACGGCAGCCACGTGGCGGGCACCGTCGCCGCGGTCACCAACAACAACAACGGCGGTGCGGGCGTCGCATTCAACGCGAAGATCGTGCCGGTGCGCGTGCTCGGTCGCGGAGGCGGCTACGATTCGGACATCATCGACGCGATCGCCTGGGCTTCGGGCGGAAGTGTGTCCGGAGTGCCGGCCAACGCCAATCCGGCCGAGGTGATCAACCTCAGCCTGGGCGGCTCCGGCGCGTGTTCGACCTCGTGGCAGAACGCGATCAACGCGGCGGTCAACCGCGGCAGCACGATCGTCATCGCCGCCGGCAACGACAACGCCAACGTCTCCGGCTTCTCGCCCGGCAACTGCGCCAACATCGTCTCGGTGGCGGCCAACGACCGCCAGGGCAACCGCGCCTGGTATTCCAACTACGGCAGCCTGATCGACGTCACCGCGCCCGGCGGCGAAACCTGCGTGCCCAATGCCAGCAACACCGGCTGCACCTCGACCGCCACGCCGAACGAGGGCGTGTGGTCGACGGTGAACGCCGGCAGCACCACCCCGACCACCGAGTCCTACGCCTCGTTCCAGGGCACCTCGATGGCGGCGCCGCACGTGGCGGGCGTGGTCGCGCTGATGCAGGCGGTGGCACCGACGCCGCTCACGCCGGCGCAGGTCGAGACCATCCTCAAGGACACCGCGCGCTCGCTGCCAGGCAACTGCAGCGGCGGCTGCGGCGCCGGCATCGTCGATGCGAATGCCGCGGTGGTCGCGGCGATGGGCGGCACGCCGCCGGTGAACAATCCGCCGACCGCGAACTTCACCTCGTCCGCGAGCGGCCTCACGGTGCAGTTCACCGACACCTCCACCGACAGCGACGGCAGCATCGCCTCGCGCAGCTGGAATTTCGGCGACGGCACCACGTCGACCGCGGCCAATCCCAGCAAGACGTACTCGGCGGCGGGTACCTACACCGTGTCGCTGACGGTCACCGACGACGACGGCGCCAGCAACACCCGCACGCAATCGGTGACGGTGAGCAGCGGCGGTGGCGGCAGCGTGCTGCAGAACGGGGTGCCGGTCACGGGGATCTCGGGCGCATCGGGAAGCACGCAGTTCTGGACGATCAATGTCCCGGCCGGCGCCAGCAACCTGGTGATCGCCACCTCCGGCGGCAGCGGCGATGCCGACCTGTACGTGCGCTTCGGCTCGGCTCCGACCACGTCGGCCTACGACTGCCGCCCCTACCGCAACGGCAACAGCGAGTCGTGTTCGTTCGCCTCGCCGCAGGCAGGCACCTACCACGTCATGCTGCGCGGTTACTCGGCGTATTCGGGCGTCACCCTCACCGGCTCCTACTCGGCCGGCGGTGGCGGCGGCTCGCAGACCTACAGCAACGGCACCGACTATCCGATCAGCGACAACAGCACCGTCGAAAGCCCGATCGCGGTTTCCGGTCGCAGCGGCAACGCACCGAGCAACACGCCGGTGGCGGTCGACATCCGCCACACCTACCGCGCCGACCTGAAGGTCGACCTGGTGGCGCCGGACGGCAGCGTGTACGTGCTGCACAACCGCAGCGGCGGCAGCGCCGACAACATCATCGGCACGTACACCGTCAACCTGTCCAGCGAGCCGCGCAACGGCACCTGGCGGCTGCGGGTCAACGACAACGCGGGTGGCGACACCGGCTACATCAACAGCTGGAGCATCACGTTCTGA